A genomic stretch from Neodiprion fabricii isolate iyNeoFabr1 chromosome 3, iyNeoFabr1.1, whole genome shotgun sequence includes:
- the LOC124177842 gene encoding myrosinase 1-like gives MKHTLVLVLSWTIISYTSCDEIDSLTFPDGFLFGVATSSYQTEGAWNESDKGISMFDSWSHTCPDCIRDRSHGDIACDSYHKYKEDITLTKQFGFNYYRFSISWARILPAGFTHYVNEEGIQHYKDIIKYLRKNSIEPMVTIYHYDHPQILEDMGGWTNELMVEWYADYARIIFQEFGPMVKIFTTVNEPQEMCAGYKNNGTAPGKLLPHNIGYYLCIHNLLKAHATAYHIYDEEFRASQNGIISINNPCSGQVLDDSNDTIAADTAFQFYCGMVGHPIYIGDYPPIVKKRVALVSKYQGYHKSRLPRFSPEWISYIKGTADYFALNQYTSEIVHSDPDEARGIYKSDSGIINMRKSTWHNSSIYWLKSVPEGFGNLLRKIKDEYNNPIVYVTENGFPDHGELNDLDRINYFRSYLEELIIAVKRDDCRILSYTIWSLLDNWEFGYGYTTPFGIVKVNFNSTSRERTPKLSAYWWTEVIRTHRLQDVPKINDTLAKIESVWKSNHR, from the exons ATGAAACATACTCTGGTACTTGTGCTCAGCTGGACAATTATTTCTTA caCTTCTTGCGATGAAATCGACAGTCTCACCTTTCCGGATGGTTTTCTTTTCGGCGTTGCAACTTCATCTTATCAAACTGAAGGAGCctggaacgagagcg ACAAAGGAATAAGCATGTTTGACTCTTGGTCGCATACCTGTCCAGACTGCATAAGAGACAGAAGTCACGGAGATATTGCTTGCGATTCTTACCATAAATACAAAGAAGACATCACGTTGACCAAACAGTTTGGA TTCAACTATTATCGCTTCTCAATCAGCTGGGCGAGAATTCTCCCAGCTGGATTCACACACTATGTAAACGAAGAGGGTATTCAGCACTACAAAGATATTATCAAGTATTTACGGAAAAACAGTATCGAGCCTATGGTCACCATCTACCATTACGACCATCCGCAAATACTTGAAGACATGGGTGGATGGACCAACGAGTTGATGGTAGAATGGTATGCCGACTATGCAAGAATCATTTTTCAGGAATTTGGTCCGATGGTCAAGATTTTCACAACTGTAAATGAACCACAAGAGATGTGTGCAGGCTATAAGAATAACGGAACAGCCCCTG GTAAGCTGTTGCCGCACAATATCGGATATTACTTGTGCATCCACAATCTTCTGAAGGCCCATGCTACGGCCTATCATATATACGATGAGGAGTTCCGAGCATCCCAAAACGGTATAATTAGCATTAACAATCCTTGCAGCGGGCAGGTTTTAGATGACTCGAATGACACGATTGCTGCTGACACagcatttcaattttactgtgGAATGGTGGGACATCCTATCTACATTGGTGATTATCCACCAATTGTAAAAAAACGGGTAGCCCTGGTTAGCAAGTACCAAGGTTATCACAAATCTCGTCTCCCCAGGTTCTCTCCCGAATGGATATCGTACATAAA AGGAACAGCTGATTACTTCGCTCTTAATCAATACACTTCCGAAATAGTTCATTCTGATCCAGACGAAGCTCGTGGAATATACAAGAGCGACTCTGGCATaataaatatgagaaaatcTACCTGGCACAATTCATCTATTTATTGGTTGAAG TCAGTGCCCGAGGGTTTTGGAAATTTACTGCGGAAGATCAAGGATGAATACAACAATCCTATAGTATACGTAACAGAAAATGGATTTCCTGACCATGGCGAACTGAACGACCTAGATCGAATAAACTACTTTCGTTCGTACTTGGAAGAATTAATTATCGCTGTCAAACGTGACGATTGTCGTATTTTAAGTTACACGATTTGGAGTCTCTTGGATAATTGGGAATTCGGCTATGGTTACAC TACTCCGTTTGGGATCGTCAAGGTCAACTTCAACAGTACCAGCAGGGAGAGAACACCCAAGTTATCAGCGTACTGGTGGACAGAAGTTATTCGAACTCATCGCCTTCAAGATGTTCCTAAAATAAACGATACATTAGCGAAGATTGAAAGTGTTTGGAAGAGTAATCACAGATAA
- the LOC124177841 gene encoding myrosinase 1-like isoform X2 translates to MENLILPGNLKIGAAGSAYQVEGAWNVSGKGVSNWDWWTHHCPECILDHQNGDIACDSYHKYKEDVALMKNIGIQYYRFSISWARILPTGFLNNVSEAGLQYYRNLIDELLYNGIEPIVTLHHFDHPQILEFMGGWTNELMIKWYVDYARIIFQELGPKVKIFTTLNEPQSVCEGYNGTVFSPGETIPDYVGYYLCIHNVLKAHATTYHMYDDEFRPYQHGRIGLNNICDGYYPDTPNDTVYAERAFQFTCGLVAHPIYIGDYPSIVKERVALVSKALGYPESRLPTFSPDWISYIKGTADFFALNHYSSQIVTPDTDEARGIYNTDLGVTMSYRESWPTGYLCYVKVVPEGFRMVLQQIKTYYNNPEIMVTEIGFPDRGELNDYSRIKYHRSYMQEMIKAIKYDGCRVSRYVVWSLMDNFQLDAGYVAKFGLVKVNFDSPNRERTPKLSAYWFQKVIQTGILQDIPTYMQTEPEAESRECLDR, encoded by the exons ATGGAGAATCTCATTTTACCCGGAAACTTGAAGATCGGAGCTGCAGGTTCAGCCTACCAAGTTGAAGGGGCTTGGAACGTTAGTG GCAAAGGAGTAAGTAATTGGGATTGGTGGACGCATCACTGTCCAGAATGCATATTGGACCACCAAAATGGTGACATCGCTTGCGACTCGTACCACAAGTACAAAGAGGATGTGGCGTTAATGAAGAATATTGGG ATCCAATATTATCGTTTTTCGATCAGTTGGGCACGAATTCTGCCAACTGGATTTCTTAATAACGTAAGTGAAGCTGGCCTTCAATACTACAGAAACTTGATAGATGAACTTCTTTACAACGGTATAGAGCCTATAGTAACTTTGCACCATTTTGACCACCCACAAATACTGGAATTCATGGGTGGATGGACCAACGAACTGATGATTAAATGGTACGTTGACTATgcaagaattatttttcaagaacTAGGACCAaaagtcaaaattttcacaactttAAACGAACCTCAGTCAGTTTGCGAAGGATACAATGGCACTGTGTTCAGCCCTG gtGAAACTATACCAGATTATGTCGGGTATTACTTGTGCATCCATAATGTTCTGAAGGCTCATGCCACAACGTATCACATGTACGATGACGAATTTCGACCATATCAGCACGGTCGCATTGGTCTGAACAATATCTGTGACGGGTATTATCCAGATACGCCAAATGACACTGTGTATGCTGAAAGAGCTTTCCAATTTACTTGTGGTTTAGTAGCACATCCCATTTATATCGGTGATTATCCATCAATTGTGAAAGAAAGAGTGGCCCTCGTAAGCAAGGCACTAGGTTATCCGGAATCACGTCTCCCCACGTTTTCACCAGACTGGATATCGTACATAAA GGGGACAGCTGATTTTTTCGCTCTGAATCACTACTCGTCTCAAATTGTAACGCCTGACACAGACGAAGCCCGTGGAATATATAACACAGACCTGGGCGTAACGATGAGTTATCGCGAAAGCTGGCCCACTGGATATCTTTGCTACGTGAAG GTTGTTCCAGAAGGCTTCCGCATGGTTCTGCAACAAATTAAAACATACTACAATAACCCGGAAATTATGGTAACTGAAATCGGCTTTCCTGACCGCGGTGAATTGAATGACTACAGCCGAATCAAATATCATCGATCTTACATGCAAGAGATGATCAAGGCTATCAAGTATGATGGTTGTCGAGTATCAAGATACGTGGTGTGGAGTCTCATGGACAATTTCCAATTGGATGCTGGTTACGT AGCTAAATTCGGACTCGTGAAAGTGAATTTTGACAGCCCCAACAGGGAAAGGACACCTAAGTTGTCGGCATACTGGTTTCAAAAAGTCATTCAAACTGGTATACTCCAAGATATTCCCACATATATGCAAACAGAGCCTGAAGCAGAGTCAAGAGAATGCCTGGACCGTTGA
- the LOC124177841 gene encoding myrosinase 1-like isoform X1 — protein MLEKKVETWLATVRGGKIKPCGKVINRKMENFNLVMRSILFIGVNIIVISRTSAEEMENLILPGNLKIGAAGSAYQVEGAWNVSGKGVSNWDWWTHHCPECILDHQNGDIACDSYHKYKEDVALMKNIGIQYYRFSISWARILPTGFLNNVSEAGLQYYRNLIDELLYNGIEPIVTLHHFDHPQILEFMGGWTNELMIKWYVDYARIIFQELGPKVKIFTTLNEPQSVCEGYNGTVFSPGETIPDYVGYYLCIHNVLKAHATTYHMYDDEFRPYQHGRIGLNNICDGYYPDTPNDTVYAERAFQFTCGLVAHPIYIGDYPSIVKERVALVSKALGYPESRLPTFSPDWISYIKGTADFFALNHYSSQIVTPDTDEARGIYNTDLGVTMSYRESWPTGYLCYVKVVPEGFRMVLQQIKTYYNNPEIMVTEIGFPDRGELNDYSRIKYHRSYMQEMIKAIKYDGCRVSRYVVWSLMDNFQLDAGYVAKFGLVKVNFDSPNRERTPKLSAYWFQKVIQTGILQDIPTYMQTEPEAESRECLDR, from the exons ATGTTGGAAAAGAAAGTTGAAACCTGGCTAGCCACTGTACGTGGTGGAAAAATTAAACCATGTGGGAAAGTTATTAATCGTAAAATGGAAAACTTTAATCTCGTTATGAGAAGTATTTTATTCATTGGTGTCAACATTATAGTAATTTCAAG AACCTCCGCTGAGGAAATGGAGAATCTCATTTTACCCGGAAACTTGAAGATCGGAGCTGCAGGTTCAGCCTACCAAGTTGAAGGGGCTTGGAACGTTAGTG GCAAAGGAGTAAGTAATTGGGATTGGTGGACGCATCACTGTCCAGAATGCATATTGGACCACCAAAATGGTGACATCGCTTGCGACTCGTACCACAAGTACAAAGAGGATGTGGCGTTAATGAAGAATATTGGG ATCCAATATTATCGTTTTTCGATCAGTTGGGCACGAATTCTGCCAACTGGATTTCTTAATAACGTAAGTGAAGCTGGCCTTCAATACTACAGAAACTTGATAGATGAACTTCTTTACAACGGTATAGAGCCTATAGTAACTTTGCACCATTTTGACCACCCACAAATACTGGAATTCATGGGTGGATGGACCAACGAACTGATGATTAAATGGTACGTTGACTATgcaagaattatttttcaagaacTAGGACCAaaagtcaaaattttcacaactttAAACGAACCTCAGTCAGTTTGCGAAGGATACAATGGCACTGTGTTCAGCCCTG gtGAAACTATACCAGATTATGTCGGGTATTACTTGTGCATCCATAATGTTCTGAAGGCTCATGCCACAACGTATCACATGTACGATGACGAATTTCGACCATATCAGCACGGTCGCATTGGTCTGAACAATATCTGTGACGGGTATTATCCAGATACGCCAAATGACACTGTGTATGCTGAAAGAGCTTTCCAATTTACTTGTGGTTTAGTAGCACATCCCATTTATATCGGTGATTATCCATCAATTGTGAAAGAAAGAGTGGCCCTCGTAAGCAAGGCACTAGGTTATCCGGAATCACGTCTCCCCACGTTTTCACCAGACTGGATATCGTACATAAA GGGGACAGCTGATTTTTTCGCTCTGAATCACTACTCGTCTCAAATTGTAACGCCTGACACAGACGAAGCCCGTGGAATATATAACACAGACCTGGGCGTAACGATGAGTTATCGCGAAAGCTGGCCCACTGGATATCTTTGCTACGTGAAG GTTGTTCCAGAAGGCTTCCGCATGGTTCTGCAACAAATTAAAACATACTACAATAACCCGGAAATTATGGTAACTGAAATCGGCTTTCCTGACCGCGGTGAATTGAATGACTACAGCCGAATCAAATATCATCGATCTTACATGCAAGAGATGATCAAGGCTATCAAGTATGATGGTTGTCGAGTATCAAGATACGTGGTGTGGAGTCTCATGGACAATTTCCAATTGGATGCTGGTTACGT AGCTAAATTCGGACTCGTGAAAGTGAATTTTGACAGCCCCAACAGGGAAAGGACACCTAAGTTGTCGGCATACTGGTTTCAAAAAGTCATTCAAACTGGTATACTCCAAGATATTCCCACATATATGCAAACAGAGCCTGAAGCAGAGTCAAGAGAATGCCTGGACCGTTGA